One Bacillota bacterium DNA segment encodes these proteins:
- a CDS encoding flagellar protein FlaG, with amino-acid sequence MSVLPVRQAQLEVPVQPAQTENNQVEKVNLEPSKSKPDQPSEIEKQQKPEHDVKKALQQLSETAHAFGRRYHFKMHEQTREYMVQIIDLETDKVINEVPPEKVLNLVAQIRELVGLLVNKHA; translated from the coding sequence ATGTCGGTTTTGCCTGTAAGACAAGCACAACTCGAGGTTCCGGTGCAACCTGCGCAAACAGAAAATAACCAGGTGGAGAAAGTCAATCTGGAACCGTCAAAATCGAAACCGGATCAGCCGAGTGAAATCGAAAAACAGCAGAAACCCGAACACGATGTGAAGAAAGCGCTGCAACAATTGTCGGAAACGGCACACGCTTTCGGGCGGCGGTACCATTTCAAAATGCACGAACAGACACGCGAGTATATGGTACAGATTATCGACCTGGAAACGGACAAGGTGATAAACGAGGTGCCGCCGGAAAAGGTACTGAACCTTGTGGCGCAAATCCGGGAATTGGTCGGTCTGCTCGTAAACAAGCACGCTTAA
- a CDS encoding 6-hydroxymethylpterin diphosphokinase MptE-like protein: MPDAVIEFIEGKKGLPTARAYPSDGAAFLLHSAHDPVAEARRLVERYPSVKEASAIICLGLGLGYHIHEVLRVAKPDAQIFVVEGHPQLREWFQNNPENIENIPWDRLNITGSEDVTKTFVYRKRDKFRNGLVMVEHPASLRLDPEFYDTISARVRDYVSLLLIDMQTAQTLNFFVQENNFANLKAVTSDPGISFLKDAFAGKPAVVVAAGPSLSKNIDLLAEAKGKSVIIAVGTALKAMLAKGIHPDLVVTLDPTELNFKLFEGLPTTEEFLCYEPQTHYKIPPLFEGRRFVFNSFTSFFTTWLKELYGDKGYIEPGGSVAIAAFGVACLIGANPIVFIGQDLSFTNGYTHSKGTAYEDHKVDTTSTNLHMFEVPAIGGGKVVTMRNFHTFIVRFEELFALHKDRLIIDATEGGAIKRGAKIMTFKEAIDGYFNEEFPVLETINKLHQENQPDPAIRERITKEFNKTARKFKGLIKKLQSVLTAAKKVDKISGLADRDSENKGHAGSAFVRGSLDLLRKRAKELNSRIKAVNAETKLTNLLDMLTIETEFAAELPEDASLKEQVKLINAIYGLYLQAAKFMRKQMVNSVKDLVATDKVENAEVCENC, from the coding sequence ATGCCAGATGCAGTAATTGAATTCATAGAGGGGAAAAAAGGCCTGCCTACCGCGCGAGCTTATCCTTCTGACGGCGCTGCTTTTTTGCTTCACAGTGCCCATGATCCGGTAGCGGAGGCAAGACGCCTTGTGGAACGGTACCCTTCTGTAAAAGAAGCGAGCGCCATTATCTGTCTTGGGCTTGGTCTCGGTTATCATATACATGAAGTGCTCCGGGTTGCTAAACCCGACGCGCAGATTTTCGTTGTGGAAGGTCACCCTCAGTTGAGGGAGTGGTTTCAGAATAACCCGGAAAACATCGAGAACATCCCTTGGGACAGGTTGAATATCACCGGATCCGAAGATGTGACCAAAACCTTTGTCTACCGCAAACGCGATAAATTCCGGAACGGGTTGGTAATGGTGGAGCATCCCGCTTCGCTCCGCCTGGACCCTGAATTTTACGATACGATATCCGCCCGGGTCCGGGATTACGTTTCCCTTTTGCTTATAGACATGCAGACAGCGCAAACGTTGAACTTTTTTGTTCAGGAAAACAACTTTGCCAACTTAAAAGCAGTTACCTCGGATCCGGGGATCAGCTTCCTTAAAGACGCGTTTGCGGGCAAGCCTGCGGTTGTCGTGGCTGCAGGACCGTCCTTGAGCAAAAACATCGACCTCCTGGCCGAAGCGAAAGGTAAAAGCGTGATAATAGCCGTCGGCACGGCGTTAAAAGCCATGCTGGCAAAAGGAATCCACCCAGACCTTGTGGTGACCCTGGACCCCACCGAACTAAATTTCAAGCTCTTTGAAGGGTTGCCGACAACCGAAGAATTCTTGTGTTACGAACCTCAAACCCATTATAAGATACCGCCTCTTTTCGAAGGCCGGCGTTTTGTTTTTAATTCTTTCACCAGCTTTTTTACAACATGGCTCAAAGAGTTATACGGAGACAAAGGGTACATCGAACCGGGCGGTTCCGTGGCCATCGCGGCCTTCGGTGTCGCGTGCCTTATCGGCGCAAATCCTATTGTTTTCATAGGCCAGGACCTCTCTTTCACCAACGGTTATACACACTCGAAAGGCACGGCTTATGAAGACCATAAAGTAGACACAACGTCAACTAATTTACATATGTTCGAAGTACCCGCCATCGGCGGCGGCAAAGTTGTTACCATGCGGAACTTCCACACGTTCATCGTCCGTTTCGAAGAGCTTTTCGCCCTGCATAAAGACCGGCTGATCATCGATGCTACGGAAGGCGGCGCAATAAAGCGCGGTGCAAAAATCATGACCTTTAAGGAAGCCATTGATGGATACTTCAATGAAGAGTTCCCGGTTTTAGAAACAATAAATAAATTACACCAAGAAAACCAACCGGATCCCGCTATTCGGGAGCGGATAACTAAAGAGTTCAATAAAACCGCGCGGAAGTTTAAAGGGCTTATCAAAAAACTGCAAAGTGTTTTAACTGCCGCTAAAAAGGTAGATAAAATCAGCGGCCTGGCGGATAGGGACAGTGAAAACAAGGGGCACGCCGGAAGCGCGTTCGTGCGCGGCAGTCTCGATCTTCTAAGGAAGCGTGCCAAAGAGCTCAACTCCAGGATAAAAGCGGTGAACGCTGAAACCAAACTTACAAACCTTTTGGACATGTTGACGATTGAAACGGAATTTGCCGCCGAACTCCCGGAAGACGCGAGCTTGAAGGAACAGGTCAAGCTGATTAACGCCATATACGGCCTATACCTCCAAGCGGCAAAGTTTATGCGCAAGCAGATGGTGAACTCCGTCAAGGACTTGGTTGCAACAGACAAGGTTGAGAACGCGGAAGTATGTGAAAACTGCTAA
- a CDS encoding flagellin, which produces MIINHNIMALNAWRGLGQTNNALGKSLEKLSSGMRINRAADDAAGLAISEKMRGQIRGLNQAVRNAQDGISLLQTAEGALNESHSILQRMRELAVQAANDTNTTADRQQIQTEVTQLLTEIDRIANNTEFNTQKLLNGTLNGKVIQIGANSGQNLSFSIAGMKAASLGVSGINAVCVTTQVKANSAIGRIQCAIDEVSVQRAKLGAIQNRLEHTIANLGVASENLTAAESRVRDVDMAQEMMLFTKNQILVQAGTVMLAQANMAPQSVLKLLG; this is translated from the coding sequence ATGATTATCAACCATAATATAATGGCGCTTAACGCATGGAGAGGTTTAGGCCAGACCAACAACGCACTCGGCAAATCCCTTGAGAAGCTGTCTTCCGGCATGCGGATCAACCGCGCCGCCGATGACGCCGCCGGTCTTGCCATATCGGAAAAAATGCGCGGACAGATCAGGGGTCTGAACCAGGCGGTCCGCAACGCGCAGGACGGCATCTCGCTCCTCCAGACCGCTGAGGGCGCCCTTAACGAATCGCACAGCATCCTGCAGCGGATGCGCGAGCTGGCTGTGCAGGCGGCCAACGATACCAACACCACCGCCGACAGGCAGCAGATTCAGACGGAAGTAACCCAGCTCTTAACCGAGATCGACCGCATTGCGAACAATACGGAGTTCAACACCCAGAAACTGCTTAACGGAACGCTGAACGGCAAGGTCATCCAGATCGGCGCCAACTCCGGCCAGAACCTTAGCTTCTCAATCGCAGGCATGAAGGCTGCTTCGTTAGGCGTAAGCGGTATTAATGCCGTTTGCGTGACCACTCAGGTCAAAGCAAACTCTGCAATCGGCCGTATACAGTGCGCTATCGACGAGGTGTCGGTGCAACGCGCCAAACTCGGCGCCATCCAGAACCGTCTGGAGCACACCATCGCCAACCTCGGCGTAGCGTCGGAAAACCTGACCGCCGCCGAGTCCCGCGTCCGCGACGTGGACATGGCGCAAGAGATGATGCTCTTCACCAAGAACCAGATCCTTGTCCAGGCGGGCACCGTCATGCTGGCCCAAGCCAACATGGCCCCGCAGTCGGTGCTCAAACTGCTTGGATAG
- a CDS encoding flagellin has protein sequence MIINHNIMALNAWRGLGQTDSALGKSLEKLSSGMRINRAADDAAGLAISEKMRGQIRGLSQAVRNAQDGISLLQTAEGALNESHSILQRMRELAVQSANDTNTSADRSQIQQEVNQLINEVNRIGANTEFNTQKILDGTLDSKLIHIGANSGQNLSITIATMKAGALGVSGLNVSAQGSANHAITLVQSAINKVSTERAKLGAVQNRLEHTIANLGVASENLTAAESRVRDVDMAQEMMLFTKNQILVQAGTVMLAQANMAPQSVLKLLG, from the coding sequence ATGATTATCAATCACAACATAATGGCGCTTAACGCCTGGCGGGGGTTGGGCCAAACCGACAGCGCGCTCGGCAAATCGCTTGAAAAGCTGTCGTCCGGCATGCGCATCAACCGCGCCGCCGACGACGCCGCCGGTCTGGCCATCTCCGAAAAGATGCGCGGCCAGATCCGGGGTCTGAGCCAGGCGGTCCGCAACGCGCAGGACGGCATCTCGCTCCTGCAGACGGCTGAGGGCGCCCTGAACGAATCACACAGCATCTTGCAGCGGATGCGCGAGCTTGCCGTGCAGTCGGCCAACGATACCAACACCAGCGCCGACCGGTCGCAGATACAGCAGGAAGTGAATCAGCTTATTAATGAAGTCAACCGTATCGGCGCTAACACCGAATTCAACACCCAGAAGATCCTGGACGGGACCCTGGACTCGAAACTTATCCATATCGGCGCCAACTCGGGGCAGAACCTTTCTATTACGATAGCGACCATGAAAGCAGGCGCTCTCGGAGTCAGCGGCCTTAACGTTTCCGCTCAGGGGAGCGCGAACCATGCGATCACCCTGGTACAGAGCGCCATCAACAAGGTATCCACAGAACGCGCCAAACTCGGCGCCGTCCAGAACCGTCTGGAGCATACCATCGCCAACCTCGGTGTGGCGTCTGAAAACCTTACGGCGGCCGAGTCCCGCGTCCGCGACGTGGACATGGCGCAAGAGATGATGCTCTTCACCAAGAACCAGATCCTTGTCCAGGCGGGCACCGTCATGCTGGCCCAGGCTAACATGGCCCCGCAGTCGGTGCTCAAACTGCTTGGTTAG
- a CDS encoding flagellin, whose amino-acid sequence MIINHNIMALNAWRGLGQTDSALGKSLEKLSSGMRINRAADDAAGLAISEKMRGQIRGLDQATRNAQDGISLLQTAEGALNETHSILQRMRELAVQSANDTNTAADRSQIQQEVNQLLTEINRIGSNTEFNTQKLLNGTMSAKLIQIGANSGQNLSITIATMTATALGTTSALRTVSVSTQVKANSAIRIVQSAIDDVSSQRAKLGAIQNRLEHTIANLGVASENLTAAESRVRDVDMAQEMMLFTKNQILVQAGTVMLAQANMAPQSVLKLLG is encoded by the coding sequence ATGATCATCAACCACAACATAATGGCGCTTAATGCCTGGCGGGGGTTGGGCCAAACCGACAGCGCGCTCGGCAAGTCGCTCGAGAAGCTGTCCTCGGGCATGCGCATCAACCGCGCCGCCGACGACGCCGCCGGGCTGGCCATCTCCGAGAAGATGCGCGGACAGATCCGCGGTCTTGACCAGGCAACGCGCAACGCGCAGGACGGCATCTCGCTCCTGCAGACGGCTGAAGGCGCCCTGAACGAAACGCACAGCATCCTGCAGCGTATGCGCGAGCTGGCCGTGCAGTCGGCAAATGATACGAACACCGCCGCCGACCGGTCGCAGATACAGCAGGAAGTCAACCAGCTTCTGACCGAAATAAACCGCATCGGCAGCAATACCGAGTTCAACACCCAGAAGCTGCTGAACGGTACCATGTCAGCAAAACTGATCCAAATCGGGGCGAATTCGGGTCAGAACCTTTCCATCACCATCGCCACGATGACGGCTACCGCCCTGGGTACGACAAGCGCGTTGAGAACCGTCAGCGTTTCGACACAGGTTAAAGCAAACAGTGCTATCAGAATAGTACAATCCGCCATTGACGATGTCTCCTCGCAACGTGCGAAACTCGGCGCCATCCAGAACCGTTTGGAGCACACCATCGCCAACCTCGGCGTGGCGTCGGAGAACTTGACGGCGGCCGAGTCCCGCGTCCGCGACGTGGACATGGCGCAAGAAATGATGCTGTTCACCAAGAACCAGATCCTTGTACAGGCGGGCACCGTCATGCTGGCCCAGGCCAACATGGCCCCGCAGTCGGTGCTTAAGCTGCTTGGATAA
- a CDS encoding NAD-dependent 4,6-dehydratase LegB produces MKLKVLVTGAAGFIGSHLVEELVKSGHEVKAFVRYNARSDWGWLQATSCLKDVSVFAGDIRDYDAVKEAARGVDTVFHLAALIGIPYSYVSPLAYIKTNVEGTYNVLQAAREEGLKRVMHTSTSEVYGTARYAPIDEEHPLQAQSPYAASKIGADQLALSFYRSFGLPVTVVRPFNTFGPRQSARAVIPTVITQLLQGKEVLRLGNLSPTRDFNYVRDTVSGMIKVGLSDHTTGQVVNVGSGRETSLMEVVELVKKITGADATVEQEETRKRPPNSEVERLVCDNRRAQEITGWAPRYSLEEGLRETISWFRENLHLYKTDLYNI; encoded by the coding sequence ATGAAGTTGAAGGTATTGGTCACCGGCGCGGCCGGCTTTATTGGTTCCCACCTGGTTGAGGAGCTTGTAAAATCGGGACATGAGGTGAAAGCCTTCGTGCGATATAACGCCCGTAGCGACTGGGGCTGGCTGCAGGCAACCTCGTGCTTGAAAGATGTTTCGGTTTTCGCGGGCGACATCCGTGATTATGACGCCGTGAAAGAGGCGGCGCGCGGGGTGGATACGGTGTTCCATCTTGCGGCGCTGATCGGTATTCCTTACTCCTACGTTTCACCGCTCGCCTATATTAAAACGAATGTGGAAGGAACCTACAACGTTCTTCAGGCCGCCCGGGAGGAAGGGCTTAAGCGGGTGATGCACACCTCCACCTCGGAGGTTTACGGGACCGCCCGGTATGCTCCCATCGACGAGGAACACCCTTTACAGGCACAGTCGCCTTACGCCGCCTCCAAGATCGGCGCCGACCAACTGGCCTTGAGTTTTTACCGATCCTTCGGCCTGCCTGTGACGGTGGTCAGGCCCTTTAACACTTTCGGACCCAGACAATCGGCGCGCGCCGTTATTCCCACCGTAATAACCCAACTCCTGCAGGGAAAAGAGGTTTTGCGGCTGGGAAACCTTAGCCCGACGCGAGATTTTAATTATGTCCGGGACACCGTTTCCGGGATGATAAAAGTTGGTCTTTCGGATCACACGACCGGGCAGGTGGTTAATGTGGGGAGCGGCCGCGAGACTTCCCTGATGGAAGTTGTAGAGCTCGTTAAAAAGATAACGGGCGCGGACGCAACCGTGGAGCAGGAAGAAACAAGGAAAAGGCCTCCGAACAGCGAGGTTGAACGTCTGGTCTGCGACAACCGCAGGGCGCAGGAAATCACGGGATGGGCGCCACGGTACTCGCTGGAGGAAGGACTTCGGGAAACTATCTCCTGGTTCAGGGAGAACCTTCATTTGTATAAAACGGATTTGTACAATATTTAG
- a CDS encoding four helix bundle protein, giving the protein MTGEDLEAWKKARELARIIYQITSAGEFSHDFSLRDQIRRAAISVMSNIAEGFECKGDKEFRHFLSIAKGSAAEVKAQIYIAKDAELISETQFADLYELTSEVGRLTSGMIKYLTKPKES; this is encoded by the coding sequence ATGACAGGTGAGGACTTAGAGGCATGGAAGAAAGCACGGGAGTTAGCGAGGATCATCTATCAAATTACGTCAGCCGGCGAGTTTTCGCATGACTTTAGTCTAAGAGATCAGATAAGGCGTGCTGCTATATCTGTCATGTCAAACATAGCTGAGGGTTTTGAGTGCAAGGGAGACAAGGAGTTCCGACATTTCCTTTCCATTGCCAAGGGGTCAGCGGCTGAAGTAAAAGCCCAGATTTATATCGCCAAAGATGCGGAACTGATCAGCGAAACACAATTTGCAGATTTATATGAATTAACGTCGGAAGTTGGGCGACTTACCAGCGGAATGATAAAGTATCTTACTAAGCCCAAAGAGTCCTAA
- a CDS encoding LegC family aminotransferase produces the protein MTDSAIRIPLDAPNIGELEKEYVMRALDSGYVSSVGPLITEFEERFRAYTGARHAVATVNGTSAIHLALRLLGVGPGDEVIVPALTFISTVNPVVYVGATPVVVDVDPRTWNIDVSGLERAITTRTRAVILVHLYGNPVDMTGVMKVARRHGLRVIEDAAEALGATFEGCHVGTFGDVGVFSFNGNKVITTGGGGMLVTGDPGIAERARLLVNQGRAAGIIEYEHREIGYNYRLTNLQAALGLAQLERLPEFLAAKRLNAAVYRELLRGQPGLERQHEVKDAESNWWLFSVLIDPERFGEGRISTAERLRASGVQVRPLFMPIHRQPPYIEYACTGCPVAESLHERGLNLPSASFLKEEDVRETCRLLLSR, from the coding sequence ATGACCGACTCAGCCATCCGGATTCCGCTGGACGCGCCGAATATCGGCGAACTTGAGAAGGAATACGTGATGCGCGCGCTCGACAGCGGGTATGTTTCTTCGGTGGGCCCGCTGATAACCGAGTTTGAAGAGCGTTTTCGCGCCTATACCGGGGCGCGGCATGCCGTCGCTACGGTAAACGGAACATCGGCCATCCACCTGGCGCTCCGGCTTCTGGGAGTCGGCCCGGGCGACGAGGTTATCGTGCCTGCGCTGACCTTCATTTCCACGGTGAACCCAGTGGTTTATGTGGGGGCTACGCCCGTCGTGGTCGACGTAGACCCCCGGACATGGAACATTGACGTTTCCGGATTGGAGCGGGCGATAACCACCCGCACCCGCGCCGTAATCCTCGTTCATTTATACGGGAACCCGGTGGATATGACCGGCGTAATGAAAGTGGCGCGCAGGCACGGTTTGCGCGTGATCGAAGACGCCGCCGAAGCGCTCGGCGCTACCTTTGAAGGGTGTCACGTCGGCACCTTCGGCGACGTGGGCGTGTTCAGCTTTAACGGGAACAAGGTAATCACCACCGGCGGCGGCGGCATGCTGGTCACCGGCGATCCCGGCATTGCCGAGCGGGCACGCCTGCTGGTCAACCAGGGGCGCGCGGCGGGGATTATTGAGTACGAGCACCGGGAAATCGGCTACAACTACAGGTTGACTAACCTGCAGGCGGCTTTAGGCCTCGCACAGTTGGAGCGCCTGCCGGAGTTTTTGGCGGCCAAGCGTCTTAATGCTGCGGTTTACCGGGAGCTTCTCCGGGGGCAACCGGGATTGGAGCGGCAGCACGAGGTGAAAGACGCAGAAAGCAACTGGTGGCTCTTTTCCGTATTAATCGATCCGGAACGGTTTGGGGAGGGCAGGATATCCACAGCGGAGAGACTTAGAGCCTCGGGGGTTCAGGTCCGCCCGCTTTTTATGCCCATTCACCGCCAGCCGCCGTATATAGAGTATGCCTGTACAGGATGCCCGGTGGCCGAATCCCTGCACGAAAGAGGGCTTAATCTGCCGAGCGCCAGTTTTTTAAAGGAGGAGGATGTTCGTGAGACATGCCGACTCTTACTGTCAAGGTGA
- a CDS encoding NeuD/PglB/VioB family sugar acetyltransferase — protein MNLPQIVIIGAGGHAAMVTDIILKAGKYSLAGYTAPGSPPPASRLRFRYLGNDDVLPTLRRQGVKMAALGVGGVGDNKPRRRMYEHIHSLGFSFPPLIHPSAVVADDLTVEGLIIAPGAVVNPRVELGVNTIINSAAVVEHNCVVGEHVHVAPGAVLCGGVRVGGLAHVGAGAVVIQGVALGEGAVVGAGAVVLHDVNPWTVVAGNPARFIKSLREVF, from the coding sequence ATGAACCTGCCGCAAATCGTGATTATCGGCGCGGGCGGGCATGCCGCGATGGTAACGGACATTATATTGAAAGCCGGTAAATACTCGTTGGCCGGCTATACCGCGCCTGGAAGTCCCCCGCCTGCGTCCCGTCTGAGGTTCAGGTATCTTGGAAACGACGACGTTTTGCCCACACTGCGGCGGCAGGGTGTTAAAATGGCCGCTTTGGGAGTGGGGGGAGTGGGAGACAACAAGCCGCGGCGCCGGATGTACGAGCATATCCACAGCCTGGGGTTTTCCTTCCCTCCTCTGATTCATCCGTCCGCTGTGGTGGCCGATGACCTTACCGTGGAAGGCTTGATTATCGCACCGGGCGCCGTGGTCAATCCGCGGGTTGAGCTCGGTGTGAATACAATTATCAATTCCGCCGCGGTGGTGGAACACAACTGCGTGGTCGGCGAACACGTGCATGTGGCGCCGGGCGCGGTGCTGTGCGGCGGCGTTCGCGTCGGCGGCCTTGCCCATGTGGGCGCCGGAGCGGTCGTCATCCAGGGGGTAGCCCTGGGCGAAGGCGCGGTGGTGGGCGCCGGGGCGGTAGTGCTCCACGACGTCAACCCCTGGACCGTGGTCGCGGGGAACCCGGCAAGGTTTATTAAGTCTCTGAGGGAAGTGTTTTAA
- the neuC gene encoding UDP-N-acetylglucosamine 2-epimerase: MRRVMVFSASRAEYGLLKPILRGITTSSRLKLDLVIGGAHLAPGHGCTKREIMNDALPITFCINGAQASDSPGAIVEFVGRGITEIAAYFAAQPPDIVVILGDRYELLIPLAGALVNRIPVAHLCGGETTEGALDEQVRHAATKMAHLHFPSTFQYARCLRRMGEEAWRINVVGAPGVENIIKEEMMTPEELDAAFGIDVTRRTLLITYHPETLTRDGDPEKEAAALTAALKEFLDYQQVITYPGMEVGCRGVIKAWESYVEKNPNARLYKSLGSRGYLGVMREAAAVVGNSSSGIIEAPSLKIPTVNIGDRQKGRVRAESVIDVPCIKAEIVAGLQKALYDAEFRRSLENVNNPYDPYGDGNVGGRVVSVLESVPLDRRLLEKKLDFPTEQELLNLP, translated from the coding sequence ATGCGCCGGGTAATGGTCTTTTCCGCCTCGCGCGCCGAGTACGGACTCTTAAAGCCCATTTTACGGGGTATTACGACCTCATCGCGGTTGAAGTTGGACCTGGTTATCGGCGGCGCCCATCTTGCTCCCGGTCACGGCTGCACAAAGCGGGAGATAATGAACGACGCCCTGCCGATCACTTTTTGTATAAACGGCGCTCAGGCTTCGGACAGTCCCGGCGCCATCGTTGAATTCGTCGGGCGGGGAATAACGGAGATTGCTGCTTATTTCGCCGCGCAACCGCCGGATATCGTCGTTATCCTGGGGGACCGTTACGAGCTGTTGATCCCCCTTGCCGGGGCGCTCGTCAACCGTATTCCCGTAGCGCACCTCTGCGGGGGCGAGACGACGGAAGGAGCTCTTGACGAACAGGTGCGCCACGCCGCGACGAAGATGGCCCACCTCCACTTTCCCAGCACCTTTCAGTACGCCAGGTGTTTGCGGCGGATGGGTGAAGAGGCGTGGCGGATCAACGTTGTGGGTGCACCCGGTGTAGAAAATATAATTAAGGAAGAAATGATGACGCCTGAAGAACTGGATGCGGCTTTCGGCATTGATGTCACCCGACGGACGCTTTTGATCACTTATCACCCGGAAACCTTGACGCGGGATGGGGATCCCGAAAAAGAGGCCGCCGCGCTGACCGCCGCATTGAAAGAATTCCTGGATTATCAGCAGGTCATTACCTACCCCGGAATGGAAGTGGGCTGCCGGGGAGTGATTAAGGCCTGGGAGAGCTATGTTGAAAAGAATCCAAACGCCCGACTATACAAAAGTCTGGGTTCACGCGGTTACCTGGGGGTCATGAGGGAAGCCGCCGCGGTGGTGGGCAACTCGTCGAGCGGCATCATCGAGGCCCCTTCGCTTAAGATCCCGACCGTAAATATTGGGGACAGGCAGAAAGGCCGGGTGCGGGCCGAAAGTGTGATCGATGTGCCCTGCATTAAGGCGGAGATCGTTGCGGGGCTGCAAAAGGCCCTGTACGACGCGGAATTCCGTCGCTCTTTGGAAAATGTGAACAATCCCTATGACCCTTACGGCGACGGGAATGTAGGCGGACGGGTGGTTTCCGTGCTGGAGTCGGTTCCGCTTGACCGGCGTTTGCTTGAGAAAAAGCTGGATTTTCCGACCGAACAAGAGTTGCTCAATCTGCCGTGA
- a CDS encoding radical SAM protein — protein sequence MRILLVVYDNDSYISWFPQGMAYIAAVLKKDGYDVEIYNQDKFHYPDEHLTDYLSQNKFDIIGVSVIAGYYQYRKLLKIAGAINHAKNRPFFIIGGHGPSPEPKYFLRKTQADAIVIGEGELTVVELLEAVANHRPLSRVKGIAFRDGAKVTVNERRPLIKDIDSVPFPAYDLFPIDYYRLLRAPNATKRDFVMPMLSGRGCKFRCNFCYRLDKGFRPRSNESIIEEVKLLKERYGITYINFSDELLMSSEGRTVSLCNDFIKANLDIKWCCNGRLNFAKPDVLALMKKAGCVFINYGIESMDDQALKNMNKALTTKLIIKGIEETLASGISPGLNIIFGNIGENKETLQKDVEFLLKYDDQAQMRTIRPVTPYPGSPLYYYAIEKGLLKDCEDFYENKHLNSDLLAVNFTDMSDEEFHRALFEANSILIKNYFEKEHRSVIAQARKLYLDNNAAFRGFRQT from the coding sequence ATGAGGATTTTACTGGTTGTTTACGACAATGACTCCTATATCAGTTGGTTTCCGCAAGGGATGGCGTACATAGCAGCCGTGCTTAAGAAAGATGGATACGATGTAGAGATTTATAACCAGGACAAGTTTCATTACCCTGACGAACACTTAACTGACTACTTAAGTCAAAACAAGTTCGATATAATCGGCGTCAGTGTCATAGCAGGATACTATCAGTATCGAAAGCTGCTCAAAATCGCCGGCGCTATAAACCATGCCAAAAACAGGCCGTTTTTTATCATAGGCGGACATGGTCCCTCCCCCGAACCCAAGTATTTTCTTAGAAAGACCCAGGCGGACGCGATCGTTATCGGCGAAGGCGAACTAACCGTTGTGGAACTGTTGGAAGCGGTTGCGAACCACAGGCCCCTGTCCAGGGTTAAGGGCATAGCCTTCCGTGACGGCGCAAAAGTGACGGTTAACGAGCGACGTCCGCTGATTAAGGACATCGACAGTGTTCCGTTTCCTGCCTATGACTTGTTCCCGATCGATTATTACAGGCTTCTGAGGGCGCCCAACGCGACAAAGAGGGATTTTGTCATGCCGATGCTGTCCGGCCGTGGGTGCAAGTTCCGGTGCAACTTCTGTTACCGGCTGGACAAGGGGTTCAGGCCTCGGAGCAACGAGAGTATCATCGAAGAAGTCAAATTATTAAAGGAAAGATACGGAATAACCTACATTAATTTTTCGGACGAGCTTTTAATGTCGTCCGAAGGCAGAACCGTCAGCCTTTGCAATGATTTTATAAAAGCAAATCTGGATATCAAGTGGTGCTGCAACGGGAGATTGAATTTTGCCAAACCGGACGTTCTCGCCTTGATGAAAAAGGCCGGATGCGTCTTCATTAACTACGGGATTGAATCTATGGACGACCAGGCTCTGAAAAATATGAATAAGGCATTGACAACTAAACTGATCATTAAGGGAATCGAAGAAACGTTGGCTTCGGGGATCAGTCCCGGTCTCAATATAATCTTCGGCAACATCGGCGAAAATAAGGAGACGCTTCAAAAAGACGTCGAGTTCTTGTTGAAATACGACGACCAGGCGCAAATGCGGACCATCCGTCCCGTCACGCCGTATCCCGGTTCGCCGCTTTATTATTACGCCATCGAAAAAGGCCTGCTCAAGGACTGCGAGGATTTTTACGAAAACAAGCATTTGAATTCCGACCTTCTTGCGGTGAATTTCACCGACATGTCCGACGAAGAATTCCACCGCGCTCTTTTTGAAGCAAACAGCATCTTGATTAAGAATTATTTTGAAAAGGAACATCGTTCCGTGATCGCACAAGCGAGAAAACTGTACCTGGATAATAATGCTGCTTTCAGGGGCTTCCGTCAGACCTAG